A single genomic interval of Terriglobus albidus harbors:
- a CDS encoding amidohydrolase family protein, giving the protein MGRLCNRVLGLLLLIPSAVGVAQELAIEDAAVYTSPEAPLRRHMTIVIHQGVIADAGEHVRIPKGMQRISCQGCVVLAGFWNAHVHFMEPKWNDAAHLPAERLTRQLSEMLTHSGFTTVVDTGSEVENTVALRKRIESGEVFGPRIFTAGIPLYPAHALPFYLADVPADVKAKLGQPETAADAKALVDKNHAAGADILKLFTGSIVRPNQVTPMQVEIARAATEEEHKSGGLVFSHSSNMEGTKVAIDAGVDVLAHTPESVNGIDGVVLQRMVAQQMTIIPTLKLFSQDSDIAKIRGLDYQFRQLGGRLVYGTDTGFLADYDQSEEFRQLMAAGFTFRDVLDMLTTAPAALFHLSQHEGKVMPGMRGDLTVLSDDPASGRPETFNHVLYTIRGGVVIWQADRPTK; this is encoded by the coding sequence GTGGGAAGACTGTGCAATAGAGTGCTTGGGTTGTTGCTGCTCATTCCGTCCGCGGTTGGTGTGGCACAGGAGTTGGCGATTGAAGACGCGGCTGTTTATACGTCGCCAGAGGCGCCACTGCGCAGGCATATGACTATCGTGATCCACCAGGGTGTGATTGCGGATGCAGGAGAGCATGTGCGCATTCCTAAGGGGATGCAAAGGATTTCCTGCCAGGGGTGTGTTGTGCTCGCCGGGTTCTGGAATGCGCACGTGCATTTTATGGAGCCAAAGTGGAACGATGCCGCACATCTACCCGCAGAGAGATTGACACGCCAGTTGAGCGAGATGCTCACCCACTCAGGATTTACGACGGTGGTCGATACGGGTTCGGAGGTAGAGAATACCGTTGCACTGCGGAAGCGGATAGAAAGTGGTGAAGTCTTCGGTCCGCGCATCTTCACCGCGGGCATTCCACTCTATCCTGCCCATGCGCTGCCTTTCTATTTAGCGGACGTTCCCGCAGACGTGAAAGCAAAGCTGGGACAACCAGAGACTGCCGCCGATGCAAAGGCGCTTGTCGACAAGAACCACGCCGCCGGAGCGGACATCCTCAAGCTCTTCACCGGTTCAATCGTTCGTCCAAATCAAGTCACTCCCATGCAAGTGGAGATCGCGCGTGCAGCTACCGAGGAGGAACATAAGAGCGGAGGGCTGGTTTTTTCGCATTCATCGAACATGGAAGGAACGAAAGTGGCGATCGATGCCGGCGTGGATGTTCTGGCTCATACGCCAGAGTCTGTGAACGGAATTGATGGAGTTGTCTTGCAGCGTATGGTCGCGCAGCAAATGACCATCATTCCGACCCTGAAGCTATTTTCCCAGGACAGTGATATCGCGAAGATTCGCGGGCTGGATTATCAATTCCGCCAGCTTGGCGGGCGCCTGGTTTATGGTACCGACACTGGATTTCTTGCCGACTACGATCAAAGCGAGGAATTTCGCCAGCTGATGGCTGCGGGATTTACCTTTCGCGATGTATTGGACATGCTGACGACAGCTCCGGCTGCGCTGTTTCATCTCTCACAGCATGAAGGCAAAGTGATGCCAGGAATGCGCGGCGATCTGACGGTTCTGTCAGATGATCCGGCATCGGGCCGTCCAGAGACATTCAACCACGTTCTCTATACAATCCGCGGAGGCGTTGTAATCTGGCAGGCAGATCGACCGACGAAGTGA